In a single window of the Flavobacterium sp. W4I14 genome:
- a CDS encoding glyceraldehyde-3-phosphate dehydrogenase (NADP+) (product_source=KO:K00131; cath_funfam=3.40.309.10,3.40.605.10; cog=COG1012; ko=KO:K00131; pfam=PF00171; superfamily=53720): MSTSLNLESIFVEESQIPDEFRLKEEINQKEFLSNGEMKPWNGPFNEVFSPVCVKTPEGLKRKRIGSFPVCTEKESTEALDAAVAAYDNGRGQWPTMSVADRISCVENFTHKMIEQKEIVAKLIMWEIGKSYADSVKEFDRTVEYIYATIDALKDIDRQSSRFEIEQGIVAQVRRSPLGVVLCMGPFNYPLNETFTTLIPALIMGNTLLFKPPKHGTLLHYPLLEAFRSSFPKGVVNTIYGRGNTIVPGLMKSGKINVLTLIGSSKVANELKKLHPKVNRLRAILGLDAKNAAIVTKDANLDLAVAETVLGSLSFNGQRCTAIKIVYVHRSVAQEFLKRLSAEVEKLKFGMPWEKGVNLTPLPELNKPEYLKECIDDAVSHGAKVINKNGGQTLETFVYPAIMYPVNSNMKLYREEQFGPIVPVVPFDDLEEPIEYLIGSPHGQQVSIFSNNAAVISSLIDPLVNQVSRVNINCQCQRGPDAFPFTGRKDSAEGTLSVVDALRSFSIRSLVATKFTDDNKKLLNEIVKGDDSNFLSTKYIF; the protein is encoded by the coding sequence TTGAGTACATCGCTAAACCTCGAAAGTATTTTCGTTGAAGAGAGCCAGATTCCAGATGAATTTAGGCTCAAGGAAGAAATCAATCAAAAAGAGTTTCTTTCAAATGGAGAGATGAAACCATGGAATGGACCATTTAATGAAGTGTTTTCTCCGGTATGCGTAAAAACCCCTGAAGGCTTAAAACGAAAGCGTATCGGTAGTTTTCCCGTTTGTACAGAAAAAGAGTCGACAGAAGCTTTAGATGCAGCTGTAGCGGCTTATGATAATGGCCGCGGACAATGGCCAACCATGAGCGTTGCTGATCGGATTAGCTGTGTAGAAAACTTCACCCACAAAATGATTGAGCAAAAGGAAATTGTTGCGAAATTGATTATGTGGGAAATCGGTAAATCTTACGCCGATTCGGTTAAAGAATTCGACCGCACGGTTGAGTATATCTATGCCACCATCGATGCACTGAAAGATATCGACAGGCAATCGTCACGTTTTGAAATAGAGCAGGGAATTGTGGCGCAGGTTCGTCGTTCTCCACTGGGTGTGGTGCTTTGTATGGGGCCGTTCAACTATCCGTTAAACGAGACTTTTACTACGCTTATCCCAGCTTTGATTATGGGCAATACGCTTTTATTTAAACCACCTAAACACGGTACTTTATTGCACTACCCGTTATTGGAAGCTTTCCGTTCCAGCTTCCCTAAAGGCGTTGTAAATACCATTTATGGCCGCGGCAATACCATTGTGCCTGGACTAATGAAATCGGGAAAAATTAATGTGCTTACCTTAATCGGATCTAGTAAAGTAGCCAACGAACTGAAAAAACTGCACCCTAAAGTAAACCGTTTAAGGGCAATTTTAGGTTTGGATGCTAAAAACGCGGCAATCGTTACTAAAGATGCCAATCTGGATTTAGCGGTTGCTGAAACGGTTCTGGGGTCGCTTTCTTTTAACGGACAGCGTTGTACCGCGATTAAAATCGTTTACGTTCACCGTAGTGTAGCACAGGAGTTTTTAAAACGTTTATCTGCCGAAGTAGAGAAATTGAAATTTGGCATGCCATGGGAGAAAGGCGTAAATCTTACACCGCTGCCTGAGCTGAACAAACCAGAATATTTAAAAGAATGTATTGATGATGCAGTTTCGCACGGCGCTAAAGTGATCAATAAAAATGGTGGACAAACTTTGGAGACTTTTGTTTATCCAGCTATTATGTATCCGGTAAACAGCAATATGAAACTTTACCGCGAAGAGCAGTTTGGTCCGATTGTTCCTGTTGTTCCGTTTGATGATCTGGAAGAACCTATCGAATATTTAATTGGCTCGCCACACGGCCAGCAGGTGAGTATTTTTAGTAATAACGCGGCAGTGATTTCTTCATTAATCGATCCTTTGGTTAACCAGGTAAGTCGTGTAAATATCAACTGCCAGTGTCAACGTGGTCCTGATGCTTTCCCTTTTACCGGTCGTAAAGACAGTGCTGAAGGAACGCTTTCTGTGGTGGATGCATTGCGTTCGTTCTCGATCCGTTCGTTGGTAGCAACCAAATTTACGGATGATAATAAAAAGTTATTGAACGAGATTGTTAAAGGAGATGATTCGAACTTTTTAAGTACGAAGTATATTTTTTAA
- a CDS encoding pectinesterase (product_source=KO:K01051; cath_funfam=2.160.20.10; cog=COG4677; ko=KO:K01051; pfam=PF01095; smart=SM00710; superfamily=51126; transmembrane_helix_parts=Inside_1_20,TMhelix_21_43,Outside_44_360), translating to MTIQELLNKIKFRSLLTKMKKISCFKLITLLFISTFSILYAHAQDPKYPSEITVAQDGSGNYRTIQEAVNSVRDLGEKAVKIYVKNGTYKEKLIIPSWKIKISIIGEDTENTIITFDDYSGKSNASGKDVFGNAKFSTYTSFTVLVQGNDIQLENLTIINSSGRVGQAVALHVEGDRFSAKNCRFLGNQDTLYAAIENSRQYYQDCYIEGTTDFIFGKATVVFQHCTIKNLSDSYVTAASTSARQKFGFVFINCTLIADETVTKAYLGRPWRPYAKTVFISCNLGKHILPEGWNPWKGDLMFPNKELTVFYAEYKSKGDGASPKTRLPWTKQLTDKEAKNYTLKNILGGTDQWNPVKSNN from the coding sequence ATGACAATCCAGGAGTTATTAAATAAAATTAAATTCAGATCTTTATTGACCAAAATGAAAAAAATATCCTGTTTTAAGCTGATCACACTACTTTTTATAAGTACCTTTTCTATTCTTTACGCCCATGCCCAGGACCCCAAATATCCTTCAGAAATAACTGTTGCACAGGATGGCAGTGGAAATTACAGAACCATTCAGGAGGCTGTTAATTCGGTGAGGGATTTAGGCGAGAAAGCAGTTAAAATTTATGTTAAAAACGGAACCTATAAGGAGAAGCTAATTATTCCCTCTTGGAAGATCAAAATCTCTATAATTGGAGAGGATACTGAAAATACCATCATCACCTTTGATGATTATTCAGGGAAGTCCAATGCATCTGGTAAGGATGTTTTTGGCAATGCTAAATTCAGCACTTATACCTCATTTACGGTACTTGTTCAGGGAAATGATATCCAGCTTGAAAATTTAACCATTATCAACTCATCTGGAAGAGTCGGACAGGCGGTAGCCTTACATGTAGAAGGCGATCGTTTTAGCGCAAAAAACTGCAGGTTTCTGGGCAATCAGGATACACTGTATGCCGCGATCGAAAATAGCAGGCAATACTACCAGGACTGTTATATTGAGGGAACAACCGATTTTATTTTCGGCAAGGCTACAGTTGTTTTTCAACATTGTACCATCAAAAACTTAAGTGACTCATATGTTACAGCAGCATCAACCTCGGCCAGGCAAAAGTTTGGATTTGTTTTTATAAATTGTACGCTCATTGCAGATGAAACTGTAACGAAAGCTTATCTCGGTAGACCCTGGAGGCCTTATGCAAAAACGGTATTCATCAGCTGCAATCTAGGGAAACATATTTTGCCCGAAGGTTGGAATCCATGGAAAGGTGATCTGATGTTCCCTAATAAGGAATTGACCGTTTTTTATGCAGAATATAAAAGTAAGGGCGATGGCGCGTCACCTAAAACAAGGTTGCCCTGGACAAAACAATTAACAGATAAAGAGGCAAAAAACTATACTTTAAAAAATATATTAGGTGGAACGGATCAATGGAATCCAGTTAAATCAAATAACTGA
- a CDS encoding 2-dehydro-3-deoxyphosphogluconate aldolase/(4S)-4-hydroxy-2-oxoglutarate aldolase (product_source=KO:K01625; cath_funfam=3.20.20.70; cog=COG0800; ko=KO:K01625; pfam=PF01081; superfamily=51569; tigrfam=TIGR01182) produces the protein MISNKHKILDAILEQGMLPLFYQDSESGSVEILRTLYKAGVRVFEYTNRGKSALPNFKKLKEIRDAEMPDLYLGIGTIKTPADANAFIEAGTDFIVAPIINPAVAEIANKIGMLWIPGCMTPTEISVAQEHKAMLIKIFPANILGPEFISSIKDLFAGQLFMPTGGVEINADNLKTWFKSGVCAVGMGSKLISKDVMSKGLYEELFDNTKLALDLIQKSK, from the coding sequence ATGATTAGCAACAAGCACAAAATTTTAGATGCCATTTTAGAGCAGGGCATGTTACCCCTTTTTTACCAGGATAGCGAATCGGGGAGCGTAGAAATATTACGCACTTTGTATAAAGCCGGTGTTCGTGTTTTCGAATATACCAACCGAGGTAAATCGGCTCTGCCGAACTTTAAAAAGTTGAAAGAAATCCGTGATGCAGAGATGCCCGATCTTTATTTGGGCATTGGAACGATTAAAACGCCTGCCGATGCAAATGCATTTATCGAAGCCGGAACAGATTTTATTGTAGCACCGATCATAAATCCGGCAGTTGCCGAAATTGCAAACAAAATTGGCATGCTTTGGATCCCTGGATGTATGACGCCGACTGAAATCAGTGTCGCTCAAGAGCACAAAGCCATGTTGATCAAAATTTTCCCTGCAAATATTTTAGGCCCTGAATTTATTTCATCGATTAAAGATCTTTTCGCCGGACAGCTGTTTATGCCAACTGGTGGTGTAGAAATTAATGCCGACAACCTAAAAACCTGGTTTAAATCAGGCGTTTGTGCTGTGGGTATGGGCAGTAAATTAATCAGTAAAGATGTGATGAGTAAAGGTCTTTACGAGGAATTATTCGACAATACAAAATTAGCGCTTGACTTAATTCAGAAGAGCAAATAA
- a CDS encoding ACS family hexuronate transporter-like MFS transporter (product_source=KO:K08191; cath_funfam=1.20.1250.20; cog=COG0477; ko=KO:K08191; pfam=PF07690; superfamily=103473; transmembrane_helix_parts=Inside_1_12,TMhelix_13_35,Outside_36_49,TMhelix_50_72,Inside_73_83,TMhelix_84_106,Outside_107_125,TMhelix_126_148,Inside_149_172,TMhelix_173_195,Outside_196_199,TMhelix_200_222,Inside_223_271,TMhelix_272_294,Outside_295_308,TMhelix_309_331,Inside_332_343,TMhelix_344_363,Outside_364_366,TMhelix_367_389,Inside_390_400,TMhelix_401_420,Outside_421_447,TMhelix_448_470,Inside_471_479), with protein sequence MNQPKTSKYRWTICLLLFLATTINYLDRQVLSLTWTDFIKPEFHWDNNDYGNITALFSIFYAISMLFAGRLVDKLDTKKGFLWAIGVWSVGACLHAFCGIATAGIINGNWFVGFEGAKEVIARVNDTGLIVSVSVTLFIFARFVLAVGEAGNFPAAIKATAEYFPKKDRAFATSIFNAGATVGALAAPITIPFIAKAYGWEMSFIIIGALGFVWMGLWVFVYNKPELHKRVSPEELAYIQQDVINDRKMADYVEETKEKVSFIDCFKYKQTWAFAFGKFMTDGVWWFFLFWTPAYLKSVYGMDSTQSALPLFVLYMITLLSIIGGWLPTYFVDKKGMNPYEGRMRAMLIFAFFPLLALAAQPLGHITYWIPVIIIGIAGAAHQAWSANIFSTVGDMFPKKAIATITGIGGMAGGLGSFIINKGSGLLFDYTGKNEIVFMGFKGEEAGYFIIFSICAVCYLIGWTVMKSLVPKYKVIELK encoded by the coding sequence ATGAACCAACCCAAAACAAGCAAATACAGATGGACCATATGTTTGCTGTTATTTCTAGCTACGACGATAAATTATTTAGATAGACAGGTACTTTCGTTAACCTGGACAGATTTTATTAAACCAGAATTTCATTGGGACAATAATGATTATGGAAATATTACTGCCCTGTTCTCTATTTTTTATGCAATATCGATGCTTTTTGCAGGTCGTTTGGTTGATAAACTAGATACCAAAAAAGGCTTTTTATGGGCAATAGGTGTTTGGTCTGTTGGAGCCTGTTTACATGCCTTTTGCGGCATTGCAACTGCCGGAATCATCAATGGAAACTGGTTTGTAGGATTTGAGGGTGCTAAAGAAGTTATTGCCCGTGTGAACGATACCGGATTAATTGTTTCGGTAAGTGTTACCCTGTTTATTTTTGCCCGGTTTGTATTGGCTGTTGGAGAGGCAGGAAATTTCCCCGCTGCGATTAAAGCTACTGCCGAGTACTTTCCTAAAAAAGACAGGGCGTTTGCTACCAGTATTTTTAATGCAGGAGCTACGGTAGGTGCGTTAGCTGCACCGATTACCATCCCTTTTATTGCAAAAGCTTACGGATGGGAAATGTCGTTCATTATTATCGGTGCACTTGGTTTTGTATGGATGGGACTATGGGTGTTTGTGTATAACAAGCCAGAGTTGCATAAAAGAGTTAGTCCTGAAGAGTTGGCCTATATTCAGCAGGATGTGATCAACGATCGTAAAATGGCTGATTATGTAGAAGAGACTAAAGAAAAAGTTTCTTTTATCGACTGTTTTAAATATAAACAAACCTGGGCTTTTGCTTTTGGTAAATTTATGACAGATGGGGTGTGGTGGTTCTTTTTATTCTGGACTCCTGCCTATTTAAAATCGGTATATGGAATGGATTCTACGCAAAGTGCCCTTCCTTTATTTGTACTTTACATGATTACCTTACTGTCTATTATCGGCGGATGGTTACCAACCTATTTCGTTGATAAAAAAGGCATGAACCCGTATGAAGGTAGAATGAGAGCAATGCTGATTTTTGCATTTTTCCCACTTTTAGCCTTAGCGGCACAACCTCTTGGGCACATTACCTATTGGATTCCGGTAATCATTATCGGTATCGCAGGTGCGGCTCACCAGGCATGGTCGGCAAATATATTTTCAACCGTAGGGGATATGTTTCCTAAAAAGGCAATTGCAACGATTACAGGTATTGGCGGTATGGCAGGTGGATTAGGCTCTTTCATTATCAATAAAGGCTCTGGTTTATTGTTTGACTACACTGGCAAAAATGAGATTGTTTTTATGGGCTTTAAAGGTGAAGAAGCAGGTTATTTTATTATCTTCTCTATCTGTGCGGTATGTTACCTCATCGGCTGGACCGTAATGAAAAGCTTAGTGCCAAAATATAAAGTTATCGAACTAAAATAA
- a CDS encoding lysophospholipase L1-like esterase (product_source=COG2755; cath_funfam=3.40.50.1110; cog=COG2755; pfam=PF13472; superfamily=52266; transmembrane_helix_parts=Inside_1_4,TMhelix_5_24,Outside_25_246), with product MNRNFFKILAAGTIAVLFSFTFVPKKTKLYIIGDSTAANKEEKAYPETGWGMALQSYFKADVNVDNRALNGRSTKSFRAEKRWDPILAQLNPGDYVFIEFGHNDEKVDKPAVGVSLADFKINLVNYVKETRSKKAFPVLLTPISRRSFKNGVLLDSHGDYPRITRQVADSLGVPLIDMLVKTESLLNRLGEEPSIKLFNYVDSGNVNYPNGKKDNTHLSPEGAKQVAGLVVKGIKELKLNLVKSLK from the coding sequence ATGAACAGGAATTTCTTTAAAATTTTGGCGGCAGGAACAATAGCCGTTTTATTTTCTTTTACATTCGTCCCAAAGAAAACAAAACTCTATATCATTGGCGACTCTACCGCAGCAAATAAAGAAGAAAAAGCGTATCCGGAAACAGGCTGGGGCATGGCATTACAATCTTATTTTAAGGCTGATGTTAACGTTGATAACCGGGCTTTGAATGGAAGGAGTACAAAATCTTTCAGGGCAGAGAAACGCTGGGACCCAATATTGGCTCAGTTAAACCCAGGCGATTATGTTTTTATCGAATTCGGGCATAACGATGAGAAAGTTGATAAACCAGCTGTCGGTGTATCCTTAGCAGATTTCAAGATCAATCTGGTTAATTATGTAAAAGAAACCAGAAGTAAAAAAGCATTTCCTGTTTTACTTACACCAATCTCTCGCAGAAGTTTCAAGAACGGGGTTTTACTCGATTCTCATGGGGATTATCCTCGAATTACCCGCCAGGTGGCCGATTCTTTAGGTGTTCCTTTAATTGATATGCTGGTGAAAACCGAAAGTTTATTAAACCGCTTAGGTGAAGAGCCATCCATTAAATTATTCAATTATGTTGATTCGGGGAATGTGAACTATCCAAATGGCAAGAAAGACAATACACATTTAAGCCCGGAAGGAGCAAAACAAGTTGCCGGTTTAGTGGTGAAAGGGATTAAAGAGTTAAAGTTGAACTTGGTGAAGAGTTTAAAGTAA
- a CDS encoding 2-dehydro-3-deoxygluconokinase (product_source=KO:K00874; cath_funfam=3.40.1190.20; cog=COG0524; ko=KO:K00874; pfam=PF00294; superfamily=53613), translated as MSTQIFASSKKGEKVLSFGEILLRICPDMDGQWLKENKLPFYVGGAELNVATALALWNVPSTYLSAVPDNSVTREIVDYLDARNIDTTPMVYHGERLGLYYLPKGKDLKNAGVIYDRANSAYADLKIGQINWDEVFEGVSWFHFSAICPAINQSIADVCLEALKVASAKNITISLDLNYRAKLWKYGKDPIDVLPELAKYCTLIMGNVWAANKMLGTALHEDLTPTEGYAKETLLQQATDTSKEILSLFPSCKAVANTFRFDHGKGIRYYTAIYTANELTVSEEYVSEEILDKVGSGDCFMAGLIYGFYNQLSAKETLNFATAAAYDKLYIPSDATTSTVADIEKRIIRND; from the coding sequence ATGAGCACCCAAATATTCGCTTCATCAAAAAAAGGAGAAAAAGTTTTAAGCTTTGGTGAAATACTTTTGCGCATCTGTCCCGATATGGACGGCCAGTGGTTAAAAGAAAATAAACTACCATTTTATGTGGGCGGTGCAGAGCTCAATGTAGCAACAGCGCTGGCACTTTGGAATGTTCCTTCAACTTACTTATCGGCTGTGCCTGACAATTCGGTAACCCGTGAAATTGTAGATTATCTGGATGCACGGAACATTGATACCACGCCTATGGTTTACCATGGCGAACGTTTGGGGTTATACTATCTTCCGAAAGGGAAAGACCTTAAAAATGCAGGCGTAATTTACGACAGGGCAAATTCGGCTTATGCCGATTTAAAGATTGGACAGATTAACTGGGATGAGGTTTTTGAAGGTGTGAGCTGGTTTCATTTTAGCGCCATATGCCCGGCAATCAATCAATCCATTGCTGATGTTTGCCTAGAAGCTTTAAAAGTGGCAAGTGCGAAAAATATTACCATTTCGCTCGATTTAAACTATCGCGCCAAGCTTTGGAAATATGGTAAAGATCCGATTGATGTGTTGCCCGAACTGGCTAAATATTGCACCCTGATTATGGGCAATGTGTGGGCCGCCAATAAAATGTTGGGCACTGCACTTCACGAAGATTTAACACCAACTGAGGGTTATGCAAAGGAAACGTTACTGCAACAGGCAACAGATACTTCTAAAGAAATATTAAGTTTGTTTCCGTCTTGCAAGGCGGTTGCAAATACCTTTAGGTTCGATCATGGCAAAGGTATCAGGTATTATACTGCCATTTATACTGCTAATGAATTAACAGTTTCTGAAGAATATGTTTCTGAAGAAATTTTAGATAAGGTGGGTAGTGGCGATTGTTTTATGGCTGGCCTGATTTACGGCTTTTACAACCAATTATCGGCCAAAGAAACCTTGAATTTTGCCACTGCAGCAGCATACGATAAATTATACATTCCAAGCGATGCTACAACCAGTACTGTAGCCGATATAGAAAAAAGAATAATACGCAATGATTAG